The following proteins come from a genomic window of Ailuropoda melanoleuca isolate Jingjing chromosome 2, ASM200744v2, whole genome shotgun sequence:
- the MTERF4 gene encoding transcription termination factor 4, mitochondrial isoform X2: MAACGRQVFGWHRLVPLTWSHVARQTHHGEQKRTSASLLCKLTTASNGGGLENLSHVESRKYVLEPECRTSLIPCPLEKQRTAVAPGFIEREKVVRSLLDMGFSDIHINELLCLWPSMHPQQLLDIISELILLGLNPEPVYVALKRSPQLLKLPVTHVRRRSGYLRKLGLGEGKLKTVLLCCPEIFTMHQRDVDSIVGVLKEKCLFTVQQVTRILHRCPFVLREDPGELEYKFQPHKTVEPVPEAACPPGCLTALSTSGIWTWRLIHGVEGVSCPRPAEFLLRSW, encoded by the exons ATGGCGGCGTGTGGCCGGCAG GTCTTCGGCTGGCATCGCCTGGTCCCCCTCACCTGGTCCCACGTTGCTAGGCAGACCCATCATGGAGAACAGAAAAGAACGTCTGCATCTTTGTTGTGTAAACTGACCACAGCCTCCAATGGAGGGGGCCTCGAGAACTTATCCCATGTGGAATCCAGAAAGTATGTGCTGGAACCAGAGTGCAGGACAAGCCTCATTCCGTGCCCCCTTGAGAAGCAGAGGACTGCTGTGGCTCCAGGGTTCATAGAGCGAGAGAAGGTCGTCCGTTCCCTCCTGGACATGGGTTTCAGCGACATCCACATTAACGAATTGCTCTGTCTGTGGCCAAGTATGCACCCTCAACAGTTGCTGGACATCATTTCAGAATTAATACTGTTGGGTTTGAACCCAGAGCCTGTGTATGTGGCCTTGAAGAGAAGTCCTCAGTTGTTGAAATTGCCTGTAACACACGTGAGGAGGCGCTCTGGTTACCTGCGAAAGCTTGGTCTTGGAGAAG GGAAATTAAAGACGGTGCTTCTCTGTTGCCCTGAAATCTTCACCATGCATCAGAGGGATGTTGACAGCATTGTTGGTGTTCTCaaggagaaatgtcttttcacgGTACAACAGGTGACCAGGATTTTGCACAGATGCCCCTTTGTTCTTCGGGAGGACCCTGGTGAACTGGAATACAAATTCCAG CCCCATAAGACAGTGGAGCCTGTTCCTGAAGCTGCTTGTCCCCCGGGGTGCCTCACTGCCCTCTCAACATCAGGAATATGGACTTGGAGGCTCATTCATGGAGTGGAAGGGGTGAGCTGCCCTAGGCCGGCCGAATTCCTCCTTCGTTCCTGGTGA
- the MTERF4 gene encoding transcription termination factor 4, mitochondrial isoform X1, whose translation MAACGRQVFGWHRLVPLTWSHVARQTHHGEQKRTSASLLCKLTTASNGGGLENLSHVESRKYVLEPECRTSLIPCPLEKQRTAVAPGFIEREKVVRSLLDMGFSDIHINELLCLWPSMHPQQLLDIISELILLGLNPEPVYVALKRSPQLLKLPVTHVRRRSGYLRKLGLGEGKLKTVLLCCPEIFTMHQRDVDSIVGVLKEKCLFTVQQVTRILHRCPFVLREDPGELEYKFQYAYFRMGVKHADVVRTDFLQYSITKIKQRHVFLERLGRYQTPDKKGQTQVPNPLLKDILRVSEAEFLARTACSSAEEFEVFKKLLAREEEEGSASHMPDNKSLSLDEEEDEEEDEEEDEE comes from the exons ATGGCGGCGTGTGGCCGGCAG GTCTTCGGCTGGCATCGCCTGGTCCCCCTCACCTGGTCCCACGTTGCTAGGCAGACCCATCATGGAGAACAGAAAAGAACGTCTGCATCTTTGTTGTGTAAACTGACCACAGCCTCCAATGGAGGGGGCCTCGAGAACTTATCCCATGTGGAATCCAGAAAGTATGTGCTGGAACCAGAGTGCAGGACAAGCCTCATTCCGTGCCCCCTTGAGAAGCAGAGGACTGCTGTGGCTCCAGGGTTCATAGAGCGAGAGAAGGTCGTCCGTTCCCTCCTGGACATGGGTTTCAGCGACATCCACATTAACGAATTGCTCTGTCTGTGGCCAAGTATGCACCCTCAACAGTTGCTGGACATCATTTCAGAATTAATACTGTTGGGTTTGAACCCAGAGCCTGTGTATGTGGCCTTGAAGAGAAGTCCTCAGTTGTTGAAATTGCCTGTAACACACGTGAGGAGGCGCTCTGGTTACCTGCGAAAGCTTGGTCTTGGAGAAG GGAAATTAAAGACGGTGCTTCTCTGTTGCCCTGAAATCTTCACCATGCATCAGAGGGATGTTGACAGCATTGTTGGTGTTCTCaaggagaaatgtcttttcacgGTACAACAGGTGACCAGGATTTTGCACAGATGCCCCTTTGTTCTTCGGGAGGACCCTGGTGAACTGGAATACAAATTCCAG TATGCCTATTTTAGGATGGGGGTTAAACACGCGGACGTGGTGCGGACCGACTTCCTACAGTACTCCATAACCAAGATCAAGCAGAGACATGTGTTCCTTGAGCGCCTAGGACGGTACCAAACCCCCGATAAGAAGGGTCAGACACAGGTTCCCAATCCTTTACTTAAGGACATTCTCAGAGTCTCAGAAGCTGAGTTTCTGGCCAGGACAGCCTGTTCTTCTGCTGAGGAGTTTGAAGTTTTTAAGAAGCTCCTTGCtcgggaggaggaagaggggtcTGCGAGCCACATGCCTGACAACAAAAGCTTAAGTCTGGacgaggaggaggacgaggaggaggacgaggaggaggacgaggagtgA